The Cervus elaphus chromosome 20, mCerEla1.1, whole genome shotgun sequence genomic interval CTAATAAACCAGATTCCAGAGCCCTCTTTGTTGCGTTCGTTCCTTCTTTTATCCGTCAGTCTACTCATCATCACACTCTAGGGATGCCTTCCCTGCCCTCACCAGCTCAGGGTTCAGTGTGCTATGGGCAAGCACCCCACTCTTTCTGCTAAGCCAGCGCCCCCTCGGGCTGCCCTCTGCACAGATGCTGAAAGGACTTGAATCCACCATCCATCAATGGGGGAGGTGGAACCTCTGCTATTCTTTCACCATCCTCCGGGTCATCAAGGCCACTAAACCACACGAGAGCACTTGAGCTGCTTTGGATGACCAACACAGGCACGGAGGGGCTATGCCCTCAGCCCCTGGCTGGAGAGTGTTCAAGGGGCCTCAGGATCTAGCCCTGCGTTGACCACTTAAGCGCTGCCTCCTGcctgcacccccgcccccagggcccACACCCCAAGCCATAGTTCTCACCATGTCCTCTGCGCCACTTTCTACATTCCTGGCCACATCACTCCTGCTCAGGGACCAAGTCCTCACCCCTGTGCCTCCTCTCAGAGGGCAGCCTTTCCTCACCCTTCCAGGAGAAGTCCTTATGCCCCCTCATCCTTGCTGCTCCCTGGGTCTCCCTGTGGATTAATGGCTTCGGAGTCTGGGGAAGTTCCTCTGAGCCCCAGGGCAGGTGAGGCCCGCCACGGGGCTGATCCTGTACAAACTGGGCAGAGCAAACAACAGCTACACCGTTTCAGCCCTGCAGTCCTGCTCAGGTCTTCCACGCACTACGTGATATTTGAAAAGTCGCTTTCCCACTCAGCCTtgtctcctcctctgtgaaactGAGATTGTAATTGTAccggcttcccaggaggcgctagtggtaaagaaacctcctgccagtgcaggcggcataagagactcgggttccatccctgggtcaggaagatcccctggagaaggaaatggcaacccactccagtattcttgcctggagaatccgacggacagaggagtctggtggtaacagtccatggagtcgcaaagagctggacatgactgaaatgacttagcatgcacacacacagcacacacccagACAAGGTGAAATAGTGTGTGTAAATGCGTGTGTAATGCAAGTAAAGTTCAGATTATATGCAAACAGGAGAGTGTTCAATAAATggtcaaaacaacaaaacaaaatacaaagaacaaagaaaggtaGAGGGAATAAGGGAAAAGGAGGCCATGGGGCCCTTcctaggaaaggaagaggaagtgCCCCAGGGTGATTCTGGCAGGGTTCCCTGGGCTTCAGGATTCAGAGGGTGAGGCATCTTCAGGGCGGGGGTGGAGGTCAGGAAGGCTCTGTGAATGGGGATAGGAGGCAGGGTGTTTGCATTAGCCCTTGGAATTTGCACTGGGATGGATGTAATTTCAAAATCAGTGTGAAGGGAGAGAGGCAGAAGGCATTTCAGAAAATGGATGGGGTTTAATGCAGACACAGAATCAGGAAGGTCCAAGCCACTGGAATGGTTCAGCCTGGAAGACATAGAGCCCAGGAGATGCACAGGGCTGGGTTTGAGCCTGACCTTGTCATTGATAGGCTCTGTACCCTTCTTGGagacttggtttcctcatctgagaatggagataataacagaTCCCTCCTCCCAAGGTTGCAGAGGCACTTGATGAGAATGGTGGTGGGGCAGAAACACTTCAAGCTCCCACTCTGAAGCCAAACTCTGTTAGTTCAGGCATTGCTTTTTACCAGTTGTATGACTTTCAGCAGGTTAGTTAGCCTATtctttcctcagtttcctcatctgtaaaatgggaatgacaagAATCCCTACTGTATAGCATTGAGTGAAGATTAAAATGGGGTAATAGAGGAAAGGCTTTTAGAGGTCCCCGGGGCCCAATGTGAGCACTTTGCTGacgttgttattattatttctgtgcAGATGGCTCCACCATGTGCCtcgcatatagtaggtgctcccTCAGTGGCAGTTTCCTTTAACTGCCTCCTCCCCAGGCAGGTAGGAGATGAGGCCAAATGGTGCTGGGCTCAGTTTAGACTTGAGAGATGGTACTGGGGAGCCTCAGAAGGGTAAGGGGCACTGTCGGAGCAGTGCTGTGATGTACCTCTGGCATGGTGGGCATAGATAgcctgcagggtgcagggcaAGAAGGAATCTCTGACCTGGCAGGGGTTGCGGGAGTGGGGAGGTAGTGATGACAGAGGAATGAGAGGAGCCCAGAGGGATGTAGGAGGCCTTGCAAAGGCCCCTGTGAGGGCAGCAGAGGAAGGAGCTGGAGTGTGTGGCCTGGGAGGCTTCTGACCTCAGGAGGGGCAGATGGTCTGGGGAATTCACCATGGCCGTGGCCCTGGGATCTGTGTTCAGAGGGCATGGCCCTTTTGCACAGCCCAAGGATTTTCCACTCTCTGGTTGCCTGGGACAGAGGCTGAGGAGGAAGCcatcctgggaagcccttctcccAGGAATTCCCAGCCTCAAGAAGAGCTTGGAAGGCCCTTGGAGGAAGGCGGTGGCTGCAGGGCATCCTGCCTTGGGTGTCCTCAGCTGTGGCCAGGGCCTGAGGTCACAGGGAGGCAGTAACATGGCGGTTCAGAGCAGAGACCCTGGCCCAGACTTCCTGGGAAGAAGCCTGCTTTGCCACTTTGCTGAGCCTGTGATCCCCGGCTCACTAGCTCTCTCTGTACCTGGGTCCCTCAGTTGTAAAGTGGACGTGGTAATGATGAAGTATCTGCTGCCCTGGACTGTTGTGAGAACTCAGTGAGTTAATATCCACAGAGAGTTCAGAGCAGTGCCTAGGGTGTAGCAGATGCTGGTATCATTAATATTCCTCAGGGCCACCAGggtgaagagagggaaggaaggtctCCCACCTGGAGCTGGCCAGATGGTCCTGGGGAGCCCAGGAAGGGGGACAAGGGTGCACTAAGGCAGCGGGGGGGTTGGGGATGGGTGGGCAGAATCAGCCCAGAAGGGGCACTGAGTGGCTCTTCTCTCCACCTGTCCCACCGCACTTCCACCTTTAGGAGAGAGCCCCCGttcctcctcccatcctcccctATTCTCCCTTCATCATCCCCCCAACTCCATCAAGAGCACAGAGACTCTGGCTCTGCAGCTGGGCCAGGCCCTGAGCTTAGCTTGGGGGTCAGATGAATTTGGGTGCTCTGTGGCTTCGCAGCTCTGTGATCCCAGGCGACTCATTTCCATTCACAGCCTCACTCCTCTGATATGAAACAGAGCTTAATGAACCAACTCCACAGACAAGGAAACCAGGAAAAAGCCTAACTCAGGGGTCCAACCTACCCAGCTTCCCGGGAAGCTCTGCTCAAGCCTCCTGGGGATGAACAAATGGACGCCTGGCTCCGAGTGTAGGTGGAGAATCTTTATTCAGCAGCAGGGCTGTTCCAGGAACCAAACTCTTCTCCAACTGTGGGTCCAATTGCTTTGCACCAGTTCCAGCTGTtgggccctggaggaggggggatGACTGCGGTGGTGGGGACCCCCAGAGCCTGGATGGGAATGGGGGCTCTGAAGGCAGTGTACTGGTGGGGGCAAGGTTCCTGGGTGAGCTAAGGGCACCCAGGCCATCTCAGCTGCAGCCGGTACAGGCAACATTCACACACAGCTCACAGTCATCGTTAGCGATGGTCCCTGGGTGGAGGAAAACACCTGTCAGATGAACCTGAAACATCCGTGGTCCAGAGAGTCATTGACCAGGCAGCCAGAGAAGGCCTGCCTCTGAGAGGGTCTGAGGGAGGGGCCTGATATCTGTGTCACAAGTTGAGAGCAAGAAAGTTTAAAAGCAGAGTGAGAGGCTTGGGCTCAAGTCCCATGTCCTGTCCTCCTAGCAGTGCCTGGGTGAGTCACTCAAACCCCGCCTGAGTTTTCCTGCCTGCTCAACAGACAGTATCAACCTGGCCAAGGGGTTGTGAGGATAGCAGGCAGGCAAAGGGGTTGACCCAGGGCCTGGTACtaagtaagtgctcagtaaataatggctactagagatgatcatactaagcgaagaaagtcaggcttccctggtggcttagaggtaaagaatccccctgccaatgcaggagataaatgctcaattcctggattgggaagatcccctggagaaagaaatggtaatccaatccagtattcttgcttgggaaaccccatggacagaggaccctggtgggctacagtccatggggttacaaagtgttggacaggactaagGGAATAAACAATGGAACAACAGCAGCCATCAGACAAAGACAATTACCACAGGGTaccacttctatgtggaatctaattttaaaaaatgatacaaatgaacttattcacaaaacagaaacagacttacagatacccaaaacaaacttatagttaccagagGGGGACTGatgtggggagggataaatcaggagccgGCGATGAACGCACACACACTAGtacatgtgcatgcgtgctcggtcacctcagtcgtgtctgactctgtgaccccgtggactgtagcccaacaggctcctctgtccatgggattctccaggcaagaatacgggagtgtgccatgtcctcctccaggggatcttccccactcagggattgaacccatgtcccctgtgtctcctgcattgcaggtagattctttgtgGCTGAGCACCActatatataagacagataaccaatgaggacctacttactgtacagcacaaggaactttactcaatattctgtgataacctatataaGAATCTATAGGTTATAGATTAAGAGGTTATAGATTAACCTATATAGATATAGGTTATAGATTAAGGTTACAGAGAAAAGAATCcggaaaagaaagaatgaatagatgtatatgtacagctgaatcattttgttgtatacccaaagccaacacaacattataaattaatgatactccaataaaatcgaaagagaaaaataagtgctAGCCAGTTCCTGCATTCTCCTGATCAGCTGTTTCATCCCTCACATTTCAGCTTAGATGTCACCCCTTCTTGGAAGCCTTTCAGATCCCCTTATGCCAGCCCAGACATGAGCCATCTCTCTCCTGTGTCCCCGCTGTGCCTCTCTGGTCACCCCATGTATTGCAGTCATTTTTATGGATCTGTTTCCAGTGTCCCTTTCCCCCAACCTGTGAAGTCTTGTAGGCGGGCAGATTATCCCAGCCAGGCTGCTGGGGACTGAAGGGGATCCTGGCATGACTGATTTCAGCGCCCCAGCCAGGAAGGCCAGGGGCTGAGTTTCTTGAATCTCCCTATTCTCAGCCACTAGGTGCTTAACAAACCACACGAGGTAGAGGACTGGGGCGCAGGGAGGGGAGAACATGAGGGCTGGGGGctctgtgggggagggggactCACTCAAGGCCTGGAAGATGCTAGCTGCATCCTTAGAGGCACAGATGGGCCGGAGGTCCAGCGGCAGGGCCGGGTGGTGGCACACAGAGGGCTGAGGACTCTGGTCTTGCAGGCCGGGGCTGGGCACCCATTGACCCACCAGGTCATTCAGCTTCTTCACCGATTTCAGCTGGACCTGGAAGCCTTGGtactggaggaggaaggagaccTCAGGCATCACAGCCTGagcagggaagggggcagggtgcTGCCAGGAGACCAGGGAGCACCCCTGTTCTCACGGAGTTGGAAAGTCGAGGCCTGGAAGATCACCTGGCAGGTGGGAGGTGGTGCCTGACACTTCACACCCCCCTGTGCCACAGGCTACCCGGGAGATGAGGTTGAGCAAGGCTGTGATCATGGTGCTTCAAGGCATGGGCTTTGGAGATGGTGGGGACTTTGATTCAAATTCCACTGGCTGCCCATCTCTTCCCCACTCTGAACCTCATCTGACAGAGACAGTCAAACTCCACTCCTCCCGGTGCCTGGTATccaggccacccccaccccctgtaaCTGTGTGATTGCCCCTGAACCAACATGGCAAAATGATGGCAATGCCTAGTCTAGCTGGCTGGGCTCCAAGGCCAAGGCTGCAGGGGGAAGCTGACACCCCCCACCTCAAGATTCCCTTATTCCTTCCCAAGGATGTCCAG includes:
- the GUCA2B gene encoding guanylate cyclase activator 2B, whose protein sequence is MASRAVSGYLLCAVALVFLMLLQGTQSVYIQYQGFQVQLKSVKKLNDLVGQWVPSPGLQDQSPQPSVCHHPALPLDLRPICASKDAASIFQALRTIANDDCELCVNVACTGCS